In a genomic window of Allomeiothermus silvanus DSM 9946:
- a CDS encoding glycosyltransferase family 2 protein: MRMPLVYVLVLNYRAWQDTVTCLQALERLKYPNYQVVVLDNASDNDSATQIRQRYPTVELLELPHNLGFAGGNNVGIRRALAAGAEYVWLLNPDTVPDCGALAPLVELAESDPRIGAVGSILLEMDHPERIQAWGGGQVLLNWGMIRLLTSSHQAKALSYISGASLLIRRAALERVGLLDEGFFMYAEDADYGLRLTKAGFKLAVAEGSRVLHRGGTSWGKEHLSADENFAASNIRLFRKHSPQPLLASAFYCIFWLLEYSLRRRWASIGALWRGVRKGWQLGAFQQGRF; this comes from the coding sequence ATGAGGATGCCTCTAGTGTATGTGCTGGTGCTCAACTATCGAGCGTGGCAGGACACTGTAACCTGCTTACAAGCTTTGGAGCGGTTGAAGTACCCCAACTACCAGGTAGTAGTTCTCGATAACGCCTCTGATAATGATTCTGCGACCCAGATCCGCCAACGTTACCCCACGGTGGAACTGTTAGAGCTGCCGCATAACTTGGGGTTCGCCGGGGGCAACAATGTGGGCATTCGCCGAGCCCTAGCTGCGGGAGCCGAATACGTCTGGCTGCTCAATCCGGATACTGTACCCGACTGCGGGGCGCTTGCCCCCTTGGTCGAACTCGCCGAAAGCGATCCGCGCATCGGCGCAGTGGGCTCCATCCTCCTGGAGATGGACCATCCCGAACGTATCCAGGCTTGGGGGGGCGGCCAGGTCTTGCTGAACTGGGGCATGATTCGTTTGTTGACCTCCTCGCACCAGGCCAAAGCTTTGAGCTATATAAGCGGGGCCAGTCTGCTGATCCGGCGGGCTGCGCTCGAGCGCGTAGGATTATTGGACGAGGGGTTTTTCATGTACGCAGAGGATGCCGATTATGGCCTGCGGCTGACCAAGGCCGGATTCAAGCTGGCCGTGGCTGAGGGGTCTCGAGTCCTGCACCGGGGGGGTACTTCTTGGGGAAAAGAGCATCTATCTGCCGACGAGAACTTTGCTGCATCCAACATCCGCCTTTTCCGCAAGCACTCTCCGCAGCCCCTCTTAGCCAGTGCGTTTTACTGTATCTTCTGGCTGCTCGAGTACAGCCTGCGCAGGCGTTGGGCGAGCATAGGGGCGCTGTGGCGCGGGGTGCGCAAAGGCTGGCAATTAGGCGCTTTCCAACAAGGACGCTTTTGA
- a CDS encoding glycosyltransferase family 2 protein, whose translation MELSVIIPTYNRASLVSRVVRAFLEEGSFRGDSQGEGIDFEVIVVDDGSSDDTAERLRAIQDPRLRLLHQPNQKLAAARNRGLQEARGAYVLFNDDDIIPEPGFLRAHLEAHRLYPGSAIVSRVRVPDGVARTPFQRYWQARLHAGTDPLKPGQVLGKGGFWSASISFSRRDLPDRPFGEFPAYGWEEHELGLRLWRQGVRPRFWPKAQAWHHDPVSLEGMLEKWRSMGRMAWKFYATHKSLEVALWTGIHPLSLWLKRWLYPWNRAERLLADRFWEEQEGASSKYRFLLEAAYTRGLIEGRRA comes from the coding sequence ATGGAACTCAGCGTCATCATCCCTACTTATAACCGGGCTTCCCTGGTGAGCCGGGTGGTGCGGGCTTTTCTGGAGGAGGGGTCGTTTCGCGGCGATAGCCAGGGGGAAGGGATAGATTTCGAAGTGATCGTAGTAGATGACGGCTCGAGCGACGACACCGCCGAGCGCCTCAGGGCAATCCAAGACCCCCGGCTTCGCCTCCTCCACCAGCCCAACCAGAAGCTAGCCGCCGCTCGCAATCGCGGCCTACAGGAGGCTCGAGGCGCGTACGTGCTCTTCAACGACGATGACATAATCCCCGAGCCGGGGTTCTTACGCGCGCACCTCGAGGCCCACCGCCTCTATCCCGGTTCGGCCATCGTGAGCCGGGTCCGGGTGCCCGATGGGGTGGCGCGCACCCCCTTTCAGCGTTACTGGCAGGCCCGCCTACACGCCGGAACCGACCCGCTCAAACCCGGGCAGGTCCTGGGAAAAGGCGGCTTTTGGTCGGCCAGCATCTCGTTTTCGCGCCGGGATCTACCGGATCGGCCTTTCGGGGAATTTCCCGCATACGGCTGGGAAGAGCATGAACTCGGGCTACGGCTGTGGCGCCAGGGGGTTCGGCCCCGGTTCTGGCCCAAGGCCCAGGCCTGGCACCACGACCCAGTAAGCCTCGAGGGCATGCTCGAGAAGTGGCGGAGCATGGGCCGAATGGCTTGGAAGTTTTACGCTACCCACAAAAGCCTGGAAGTGGCTTTGTGGACGGGCATCCACCCCCTCTCGCTCTGGCTGAAGCGCTGGCTTTACCCCTGGAACAGGGCCGAAAGGCTCCTGGCGGATCGCTTCTGGGAAGAGCAGGAGGGGGCCTCCAGCAAGTACAGGTTCTTGCTCGAGGCCGCCTATACCCGCGGATTGATCGAAGGGCGGAGGGCATGA
- a CDS encoding glycosyltransferase family 2 protein, with the protein MISVIVPTHNRRSLLERKLQALEGQPGEFEVIVVADGCTDGTVEWLERYPAGFPLRLLETQGKGAAYARNRGAEVARGEILLFSDDDVIPRPGWIAAHQRAHAAPKTVAVGRLLLPPGLKGSGAAELPGPTLFWWNATGNNTSLPKSLFEEVGGYDSTHFAGYGGEDPDLAYRLKKAGARFVFVREAEAIHEAWDYQNSAMGRARKAGAAHMRLYRKYKDAAIAWALGVHPVLLVLKMTFLPWTKRLLGPRGDYELAYAWGAWEEYQTAR; encoded by the coding sequence ATGATCTCGGTAATCGTGCCCACCCACAACCGCAGAAGCCTGCTCGAGCGCAAGCTGCAAGCGCTGGAGGGACAGCCCGGCGAGTTCGAGGTGATCGTGGTCGCGGATGGCTGCACCGACGGCACGGTGGAGTGGCTAGAGCGCTATCCGGCGGGGTTTCCGCTCCGGCTTCTCGAGACCCAGGGAAAAGGCGCAGCCTACGCCCGCAACCGGGGGGCCGAGGTAGCGAGGGGAGAAATTCTTTTGTTTTCCGATGATGACGTGATCCCCCGCCCGGGGTGGATCGCGGCACACCAAAGGGCGCACGCAGCACCCAAAACCGTAGCGGTGGGCCGCTTGCTGCTTCCGCCGGGGCTTAAAGGCAGCGGGGCTGCCGAGCTACCCGGACCCACTCTCTTTTGGTGGAACGCTACCGGCAACAACACCAGCCTGCCCAAATCCCTATTCGAGGAAGTGGGGGGCTACGACAGCACGCACTTTGCCGGTTACGGAGGAGAAGACCCTGACCTCGCGTATCGGCTCAAAAAAGCTGGGGCACGTTTCGTCTTCGTCAGGGAAGCTGAGGCCATTCACGAAGCCTGGGATTACCAAAACAGTGCCATGGGTAGGGCGCGCAAAGCCGGAGCGGCCCACATGCGGCTTTACCGCAAATATAAAGATGCGGCCATCGCCTGGGCCTTGGGGGTTCACCCGGTATTGTTGGTACTCAAGATGACCTTTCTACCCTGGACAAAGCGGCTGTTGGGCCCTCGAGGCGACTACGAACTAGCCTATGCCTGGGGGGCTTGGGAGGAATACCAAACCGCAAGGTAA
- a CDS encoding anthranilate synthase component II — translation MRILIVDNYDSFTYNLVQYLGELGAALTVWRNDQFQLEDVERLSPDSIVVSPGPCTPSEAGLSVPLIQRYAPQYPILGVCLGHQSIGQAFGAKVTRAKVVMHGKTSEIHHDGTGVFAGLPQPFTATRYHSLVVEASFRGDSRVASFRGDSRVASFRGDSWEGLPPELRVNAWVDEAGGRTVMGLEHTRYPTYGVQFHPESILTEIGKQILSNFLEKCRGFSPIRDRLSY, via the coding sequence ATGAGGATCTTGATAGTCGATAACTACGACTCCTTCACCTACAACCTGGTGCAGTACCTGGGCGAGCTGGGCGCAGCGCTTACAGTCTGGCGCAACGACCAATTCCAGCTCGAGGATGTGGAGCGATTGAGCCCCGATAGCATCGTGGTTTCCCCCGGGCCATGTACGCCCAGCGAGGCCGGTCTTTCGGTGCCGCTGATCCAGCGCTACGCTCCGCAATACCCCATCCTTGGGGTGTGCCTGGGCCACCAGAGCATCGGGCAGGCCTTCGGGGCGAAGGTTACCCGGGCCAAGGTCGTCATGCACGGCAAAACCAGTGAGATCCACCACGACGGAACCGGGGTGTTCGCGGGATTGCCCCAACCCTTCACCGCTACCCGCTACCACTCCTTGGTAGTCGAGGCGTCGTTTCGCGGCGATAGCCGGGTGGCGTCGTTTCGCGGCGACAGCCGGGTGGCGTCGTTTCGCGGCGATAGCTGGGAGGGCTTGCCGCCCGAGCTTCGGGTGAATGCTTGGGTGGACGAAGCCGGAGGGCGTACGGTAATGGGCCTCGAGCACACCCGCTACCCCACCTACGGGGTACAGTTCCACCCCGAGAGCATCCTCACCGAGATAGGAAAGCAGATCTTGAGCAACTTCCTCGAGAAGTGCAGGGGCTTCAGCCCTATACGGGATAGACTAAGCTATTAG
- the trpE gene encoding anthranilate synthase component I — MNPQNPLMIPVKKTLLADLETPVSAYLKLSEKSSPSFLLESVEGGKAWARWSFVGVGARRTFRLKDGVFSVNGQAFETRDPLRTLYEAIYRPIAPDPDLPLFWGGAVGYAAYDLIRCYEKLPVYKPDVLGVPDLLFVEPEVLVVFDQLKQQLHIVAPAEEGGKAEALERIAWAEKKLGGPMPGVPGERAGRRLEFTANVSQAEYEAMVEKALEYIRAGDIFQVVPSLRLSAPLNVHPFAIYRALRSVNPSPYMGFLDLGEVTLVSCSPESLLRSDGRKVVTRPIAGTRRRGQDATEDQALAEELLSDEKERAEHVMLVDLSRNDLGRVCRYGTVRPKELMRVENYSHVMHIVSTVEGELREDKSPLDALAAVLPMGTVSGAPKIRAMEIIEELEPSRRGPYGGSFGYLAYDGHMDVALTLRTIVVAAGQIHIQAGAGVVYDSVPSNEYQECLNKAQAMVKAVRLAEEGL; from the coding sequence ATGAACCCACAAAATCCCCTGATGATCCCGGTCAAGAAGACTTTGCTGGCCGACCTCGAGACCCCCGTCTCGGCTTACCTTAAGCTCTCCGAAAAAAGCAGCCCGAGTTTTCTTTTGGAATCCGTGGAGGGGGGTAAAGCCTGGGCCCGCTGGAGCTTTGTAGGTGTAGGAGCCCGGCGAACTTTCCGGCTAAAGGATGGGGTTTTTAGTGTCAATGGGCAGGCCTTCGAGACCCGAGATCCCCTGCGCACCCTCTACGAGGCCATCTACCGCCCAATTGCCCCGGACCCCGACCTACCCCTCTTCTGGGGTGGCGCGGTGGGCTACGCAGCCTATGACCTCATCCGCTGCTACGAGAAGCTACCCGTCTACAAACCCGATGTGCTGGGCGTCCCGGATTTGCTCTTCGTCGAGCCCGAGGTGCTGGTGGTCTTCGATCAGCTCAAGCAGCAGCTGCACATCGTGGCTCCCGCGGAAGAAGGGGGCAAGGCGGAAGCCCTCGAGCGCATCGCCTGGGCCGAGAAGAAGCTGGGCGGCCCCATGCCCGGCGTGCCCGGTGAGCGGGCCGGGCGGCGGCTGGAGTTCACTGCCAACGTCTCTCAAGCCGAGTACGAGGCCATGGTGGAGAAAGCGCTCGAGTACATCCGCGCGGGCGACATCTTCCAGGTGGTGCCCAGCCTGCGCTTGTCAGCCCCCCTGAACGTGCACCCCTTCGCCATCTACCGGGCGCTGCGCTCGGTAAACCCTAGCCCCTACATGGGCTTCCTGGACCTGGGCGAAGTCACCTTGGTCTCGTGCAGCCCCGAGAGCCTGCTGCGCTCCGACGGGCGTAAGGTGGTCACCCGTCCCATCGCCGGCACTCGCCGCCGGGGCCAAGACGCCACCGAGGACCAGGCCCTGGCCGAGGAGCTCCTCTCCGACGAGAAGGAACGGGCCGAACACGTCATGCTCGTGGACCTCTCCCGCAACGACCTGGGCCGGGTCTGTCGCTACGGCACGGTGCGCCCCAAAGAGCTCATGCGTGTGGAGAACTACTCCCACGTCATGCACATCGTTTCGACCGTGGAGGGCGAGCTGCGCGAGGACAAGAGCCCCCTCGACGCCCTGGCGGCGGTGCTGCCGATGGGCACGGTCTCGGGGGCTCCCAAGATCCGGGCCATGGAGATCATCGAGGAGCTCGAGCCCTCCCGCCGTGGGCCCTATGGCGGTAGTTTCGGCTATCTGGCCTACGACGGCCACATGGACGTAGCCCTCACGCTCAGGACCATCGTGGTGGCGGCTGGGCAGATCCACATCCAGGCAGGGGCGGGCGTGGTATACGACTCCGTGCCCAGCAACGAGTACCAGGAGTGCTTGAACAAGGCGCAGGCCATGGTCAAGGCGGTGCGCCTGGCTGAGGAGGGCCTATGA
- a CDS encoding cysteine desulfurase-like protein: MVQPQTDCKRYFPALQSGFVYLDNAAGSQVPRHTIQAISDFLSIGSSNVGQLHPASRRAGEVKERARLETAHFLGCDPSEVVFGQSATHLTFGLARAFSRLWGPGDEVVVSGLEHEANASPWRNLEKIGVRVKVWEARWPEGRLWLEDLRPLLSPQTRLVAITAASNLLGTLTDVKGAVEAAKSVGAWTVVDTVAYSPHHLPDVKGWGADFVFFSAYKVFGPHLAFLYVRRELIPELPTDKLWFIPDDSPLKFEPGTAQHELLAGWLGSLEYLREVLGGGIAGREGLERAYAWIEEIEGDLIQDALAGLEALSKVKLYGLPTAEGRTATFCFSVEGYHPREVEARLLEAGIGVSTGHCYATLPAQSLGIFPEASLRASLVHYNTREDLERFLGVLERL; encoded by the coding sequence ATGGTTCAGCCCCAGACCGACTGCAAGCGCTACTTTCCCGCCCTCCAATCGGGGTTCGTCTACCTGGATAACGCCGCCGGGTCGCAGGTTCCCCGCCATACCATCCAGGCCATCAGCGACTTTCTAAGCATCGGCAGCTCGAACGTGGGGCAGCTTCATCCGGCTTCGCGGCGGGCCGGCGAGGTGAAAGAGCGCGCCCGCCTCGAGACCGCCCACTTCCTGGGCTGTGACCCCAGCGAGGTGGTGTTCGGACAGAGCGCTACCCACCTGACCTTCGGGCTGGCTCGAGCCTTCTCGCGGCTGTGGGGGCCAGGGGACGAGGTGGTGGTCTCCGGGCTCGAGCACGAAGCCAATGCCTCCCCCTGGAGGAACCTGGAAAAAATCGGGGTGAGGGTCAAAGTTTGGGAGGCTCGTTGGCCAGAAGGGAGGTTGTGGCTCGAGGACTTGCGCCCGCTTTTATCTCCCCAAACCCGGTTGGTGGCGATCACGGCGGCCTCGAACTTGCTTGGCACCCTGACCGATGTAAAAGGGGCGGTCGAGGCGGCTAAGTCGGTGGGGGCCTGGACGGTGGTGGACACCGTGGCCTATAGCCCCCACCACCTGCCCGATGTGAAGGGCTGGGGTGCGGATTTCGTGTTCTTCTCCGCCTACAAGGTCTTCGGGCCGCACCTGGCCTTCCTCTACGTGCGGAGGGAACTCATCCCAGAGCTTCCCACCGACAAGCTCTGGTTCATCCCCGATGACTCGCCTCTCAAGTTTGAGCCGGGAACCGCACAGCACGAACTCTTGGCGGGGTGGCTGGGAAGCTTGGAGTACCTGCGGGAAGTCCTGGGGGGTGGGATTGCAGGGCGCGAAGGGCTCGAGCGGGCTTACGCCTGGATCGAAGAGATCGAGGGCGACCTGATCCAGGATGCGCTAGCTGGACTTGAAGCGCTGTCCAAGGTGAAGCTGTACGGCTTGCCCACCGCTGAAGGGCGCACCGCGACCTTCTGCTTCAGCGTGGAGGGGTACCACCCGCGCGAGGTCGAAGCACGGCTGCTCGAAGCGGGGATTGGGGTCTCCACCGGGCACTGCTACGCCACCCTGCCCGCCCAGAGCCTAGGTATCTTCCCCGAGGCATCGCTGCGGGCTTCGCTGGTGCATTACAACACCCGGGAAGATTTGGAGCGGTTTTTGGGCGTGCTCGAGCGCCTATAA
- a CDS encoding SPFH domain-containing protein, producing MGAIRERRAFRLNGFLAVLLVIGLFAWGGLNFYDFIRAALEQRYLWGKLAWAVGSWLLAFLSFSGFFVVQPNESRVLVFLGRYTGTVRFAGFHWANPFASKERLSLRVRNFNSERLKVNDAQGNPIEIAAVVVWRVVDTAKALFDVENYDNFVAIQSETAIRAIASRYPYDAHEGEESLRGDPDGISRALQQELQTRLEVAGVEVLEARLTHLAYAPEIAQAMLRRQQAQAVIAARQKIVEGAVGMVKQALNQLRAEGVVELDEERKAAMVNNLLVALVSESEAQPVLNTGTLY from the coding sequence ATGGGAGCCATTCGTGAACGCCGCGCTTTTCGCCTCAACGGATTTTTAGCCGTGCTTTTGGTAATCGGCCTATTTGCCTGGGGTGGGCTCAACTTCTACGACTTCATCCGGGCTGCGCTCGAGCAGCGCTATCTGTGGGGCAAACTGGCCTGGGCGGTGGGAAGCTGGCTTTTGGCCTTCTTGTCCTTTAGCGGCTTCTTCGTGGTGCAGCCTAACGAATCCCGGGTGCTGGTGTTCTTAGGCCGCTACACCGGTACGGTGCGCTTCGCCGGGTTTCACTGGGCTAACCCCTTCGCCTCTAAGGAACGCCTCTCGCTTAGGGTACGCAACTTCAACTCCGAGCGCCTCAAGGTCAACGATGCCCAGGGCAACCCCATCGAGATCGCGGCGGTGGTGGTGTGGCGGGTAGTAGATACCGCCAAGGCTCTATTCGACGTGGAGAACTACGACAACTTCGTGGCGATCCAGTCCGAGACAGCCATCCGGGCCATCGCCAGCCGCTACCCCTACGATGCCCACGAGGGTGAGGAATCCTTACGGGGCGACCCCGATGGCATCTCCCGCGCGTTGCAGCAAGAGTTGCAGACCCGGCTCGAGGTGGCTGGGGTAGAGGTGCTGGAAGCCCGCCTCACCCACCTGGCCTATGCCCCTGAGATCGCCCAGGCCATGCTGCGCCGTCAGCAGGCCCAAGCGGTGATCGCCGCACGGCAGAAGATCGTAGAAGGCGCGGTGGGGATGGTCAAGCAGGCCCTCAACCAACTGCGCGCTGAGGGGGTGGTGGAGCTCGACGAGGAGCGCAAGGCGGCCATGGTCAATAACCTCCTGGTAGCTTTGGTCTCCGAATCCGAGGCGCAGCCTGTATTGAACACCGGGACCCTGTACTAA